The sequence GCAGCAGCAGAGTCCGGAAACGGCGCAGGTGTTGATGCGTTAGGCTTCCGGCTTGGTTTCAACCAGGATGGTTTGCTTCAGTTTCATGGGAACATCTGAAGGCATGTTTTTTTCCATTTTGACAGCAGGTTTCCAATCCGGCATCTGTTCGAGGGCATCCAGCAGGTATTCATTCAACTGGTCATTTCCGCCCTTCAGGATTTTAGGATTAAGGACCTTGCCATTTTTGTCAACGATAAATTCAACGAGGACATAGGCCGTATGCTGATCTTCTTTCAGGTAGGGTGCCAATTCCTTATTCAAGGATTTAAGGTAGTCCCGGAATGCATTCACACCACCCGGAAATTCAGGCAGCTTCTGAACTGTATTTGGAATATTCCCTTCATCGAATGGAACGGGTTTCCGAACCTTTTTAATAACGGGAGTAACTGCTACAAACTTTTTTTCCGAACCCGGCAAAGCATTTTTTACTTCCTCATCCAACACATAACTACCCCGGCCGTTGACCATGATTACGGGTAATTTTTTATACTTCTCAAAATAATAATACACTTCTTTCAGGCTACTGGCCAAAGCAGCATAATCTGCGAAATCCCGCACATACCTGTTGAGGTATTCAGCACTTCTTTTCACATTAAATTTCACCGGGAAAATGTGTACGGGAATGAAATCCTGTCCATGCGCTTTAGCATAACTGGCCAGCAGGTACAATTCTTCAATCTGTGAATTGGTAATAGGAATACAACCTGTGGTTACACAACTGCCATGAATATAAATATCCCCCCCCGGCTGTATGGCATCGCTTAAAAAACGATCCGATGCATTGGGATAATTCAGGCCCAGCGACAAATGGTAAATACTCCGCGGGTTAAATTCGTTGATGTAATAAAACCCTTCAGGAACCTGGTAATCGCCTTCCATTCTTTTGGGGCCTAAGGTTCCGGCCATAGCACAAACTTTATAGGTCTTGAACAACCTGAAAGGTTCATCCTTTTCACCTTTCACCCAGACCTCAAGTTGGCTATCGTATTTAAATGACCGTATATACAGGTATTTCGCCGGCCATTCAAGCCCTTTTTCCCTGAATTGTTTTACGAGGGAATCTTCACCTTTCTTAAAGTCGATGAGTCGGGAAACATTTCGCTGGAATCCAGCGATATCAGGATGATAGGCGTTCTGCGCCATCAGGTTTGCCATTATAAGGCAGAGTAAAATAGGGAACAATATTTTTTTCATGGTACAACCCCGACAACACTAAAATAGTACAAACATTTGGAATACTAAACTCTTTGGGCTTTGTTAACGCAGGATTTACAAATTCCCCCGCATTTCCTGCTCTCTTTCAATGGCTTCGAACAGCGCCTTAAAATTTCCCTTACCAAAACTTTTCGCCCCTTTACGCTGAATGATTTCAAAAAACAGGGTTGGCCGGTCTTCAACGGGTTTGGTAAAGATCTGCAGCAAATACCCCTCTTCATCACGGTCTACCAATATACCCAGGTGTTTTAGTGGTGCCAGGTCCTCATCGATCTCACCCACCCTTTGGAGCAGGTCATCATAGTAGGATGCCGGCACTTTCAGGAATTCCACTCCCCTGTTTTGCAGATCGGTCACGGTTTCAATGATGTTGTTGGTAGCCAGGGCAACGTGCTGGCAGCCCTCCCCATTATAGAAGTCGAGGTATTCTTCCACCTGGCTTTTCTTTTTCCCTTCAGCAGGTTCATTGATAGGGAATTTCACATAGCCGTTGCCGTTACTCATTACCTTGCTCATCAGTGCAGAGTATTCGGTGGAAATATCCTTATCATCAAAGCTCAGGATATTTTTGAAGCCCATAATATGCTCATAAAAGCCCACCCATTTTTCCATCTGGTGCC comes from Flavihumibacter fluvii and encodes:
- a CDS encoding L,D-transpeptidase family protein, yielding MANLMAQNAYHPDIAGFQRNVSRLIDFKKGEDSLVKQFREKGLEWPAKYLYIRSFKYDSQLEVWVKGEKDEPFRLFKTYKVCAMAGTLGPKRMEGDYQVPEGFYYINEFNPRSIYHLSLGLNYPNASDRFLSDAIQPGGDIYIHGSCVTTGCIPITNSQIEELYLLASYAKAHGQDFIPVHIFPVKFNVKRSAEYLNRYVRDFADYAALASSLKEVYYYFEKYKKLPVIMVNGRGSYVLDEEVKNALPGSEKKFVAVTPVIKKVRKPVPFDEGNIPNTVQKLPEFPGGVNAFRDYLKSLNKELAPYLKEDQHTAYVLVEFIVDKNGKVLNPKILKGGNDQLNEYLLDALEQMPDWKPAVKMEKNMPSDVPMKLKQTILVETKPEA
- the hppD gene encoding 4-hydroxyphenylpyruvate dioxygenase, which produces MSPNTSSRLQQHALTDFLPLEGTDYVEFYVGNAKQAAHFYKTAFGFQSLAYAGPETGRKEIASYAVRQNKLTFVFTTPLRPGNEIADHIYKHGDGVKILALCVDDARKAWMETTSRGATSYQEPLLLKDEHGELVSSGIHTYGDTVHLFIERKNYHGAFLPGYREWKSTYNPPATGLLYVDHCVGNVGWHQMEKWVGFYEHIMGFKNILSFDDKDISTEYSALMSKVMSNGNGYVKFPINEPAEGKKKSQVEEYLDFYNGEGCQHVALATNNIIETVTDLQNRGVEFLKVPASYYDDLLQRVGEIDEDLAPLKHLGILVDRDEEGYLLQIFTKPVEDRPTLFFEIIQRKGAKSFGKGNFKALFEAIEREQEMRGNL